Proteins from a genomic interval of Candidatus Nezhaarchaeota archaeon:
- a CDS encoding PfkB family carbohydrate kinase — MYDLVCIGNPVYDIIETPYVKTHERILSGCSVNAALTAKRLGLQKVALIGRAGGVLLKKLLYDLASHGLSQVYIRESLSTGGFKLTYSLDLRSRTLEVIGGFEKLRRVDIPLELLDARVILIGPVMQEVDLELLEFIRKNTEAELFLDPQGLVRKLAPRGEIVLAREERLKEVVKLCDYVKPNEEEARVMTQMEREEAVRELRRWGAKVGIVTLADQGSIIYDGRKLYKIPAYQTRAIDPTGAGDVYAGAFIFSRLKGYSLLEAGLFASAIASIKVEHVGLSFLNFLEEGMSRMKALRVIKPAKPATHSHKKDI; from the coding sequence ATGTACGACTTAGTCTGCATAGGAAACCCTGTCTACGATATAATCGAGACCCCCTACGTCAAGACCCATGAAAGGATACTTTCTGGCTGTAGCGTAAACGCTGCACTTACAGCTAAGAGGCTAGGGCTTCAGAAAGTTGCACTAATAGGGCGCGCTGGCGGAGTGCTGCTTAAAAAACTTCTGTACGATCTAGCGAGCCATGGGCTGAGCCAAGTCTACATTAGAGAGAGCTTAAGCACAGGGGGGTTTAAGCTAACGTACAGCCTAGACCTAAGGAGCAGGACATTAGAAGTGATCGGGGGGTTTGAGAAACTTAGGCGCGTAGACATACCCCTCGAGTTACTAGACGCTAGGGTCATACTAATAGGCCCAGTTATGCAGGAGGTAGATCTTGAGCTACTGGAGTTCATAAGGAAGAACACGGAGGCAGAGTTATTCCTAGACCCTCAAGGGCTAGTTAGAAAGCTAGCTCCGAGAGGAGAGATAGTCCTCGCGAGAGAGGAGAGGCTAAAAGAAGTCGTTAAGCTCTGCGACTACGTCAAGCCTAACGAGGAGGAGGCGAGGGTAATGACGCAGATGGAGAGAGAGGAGGCCGTAAGAGAGCTAAGGAGGTGGGGGGCTAAAGTGGGCATAGTTACCTTGGCCGACCAGGGCTCCATAATTTATGATGGGAGGAAGCTGTACAAGATACCGGCTTACCAGACCAGAGCCATAGACCCCACGGGGGCGGGAGATGTATACGCAGGGGCCTTTATATTCAGTAGGCTTAAGGGGTACAGCCTACTAGAGGCTGGGCTCTTCGCTTCAGCCATAGCCTCCATTAAGGTAGAGCACGTAGGGCTCAGCTTCTTAAACTTCCTAGAGGAGGGAATGAGTAGGATGAAGGCGCTTAGGGTAATTAAGCCGGCTAAGCCGGCCACTCATAGCCACAAGAAGGACATTTAA
- a CDS encoding CDP-alcohol phosphatidyltransferase family protein encodes MLGKVRELYEEAIKPLGLALAHLGIAPNAVTLLGLIVAAGCCYALYLGYLYLGLGLLALACFIDVVDGALARASRKASSFGDVLDKVTDRYVEFALLLGLMLGGFLKWWWGVFTLFGMVMASYSRAEAQASLGRGSVKGGLMERQEKLLVLGIGMLAYSVHHASIDYAAIIVGSLSHLTVAQRLLIAWRAREAKE; translated from the coding sequence TTGCTGGGAAAGGTTAGGGAGCTTTATGAAGAGGCTATAAAGCCACTCGGCTTAGCCCTAGCCCACCTAGGGATAGCACCTAACGCAGTAACCCTCCTCGGCTTAATTGTGGCAGCCGGCTGTTGCTATGCCTTATACCTAGGCTACCTCTACCTAGGGCTCGGCCTCTTAGCCTTAGCGTGCTTCATCGACGTAGTTGATGGAGCCCTAGCCAGAGCCTCGAGGAAAGCCTCGAGTTTTGGGGACGTGCTAGACAAGGTGACCGATCGCTATGTGGAGTTCGCCCTCTTACTCGGCCTAATGCTAGGGGGCTTCCTCAAGTGGTGGTGGGGTGTATTTACCCTCTTCGGAATGGTCATGGCCAGTTACTCTAGAGCTGAGGCACAAGCATCCTTAGGGAGAGGCAGTGTAAAAGGAGGGTTGATGGAGAGGCAGGAGAAGCTCTTGGTGCTAGGCATAGGGATGCTAGCCTACTCAGTACACCACGCCTCGATAGATTATGCGGCAATCATAGTTGGCAGCCTATCGCACTTAACAGTAGCTCAGAGGCTACTAATAGCATGGAGAGCTCGGGAGGCTAAGGAATAG
- a CDS encoding PadR family transcriptional regulator has translation MLSVAYERLVRKLTVEVLWLYIVKMLLEKPMYGYEIAKELKFKFGFSPARITIYTVLYRMEREGLLQSEYRGGLLSTLGRRYYKLTERGVEAFEKAKKFLEGTLRALFGEKFAGKG, from the coding sequence GTGTTATCCGTGGCTTATGAGAGGCTTGTGAGGAAGCTCACAGTAGAAGTGCTATGGCTCTACATAGTCAAGATGCTGCTCGAGAAGCCTATGTATGGCTACGAGATAGCTAAGGAGCTTAAGTTTAAGTTTGGCTTCTCACCGGCTAGAATAACAATATACACAGTCCTCTACCGCATGGAGAGAGAGGGGCTTCTACAAAGCGAGTATCGTGGAGGCTTACTAAGCACCCTAGGGAGGCGCTACTATAAGTTAACCGAGAGAGGAGTTGAGGCTTTTGAGAAGGCGAAGAAGTTCCTAGAGGGCACCTTGAGGGCTCTCTTCGGTGAGAAATTTGCTGGGAAAGGTTAG